A section of the Sedimentisphaera cyanobacteriorum genome encodes:
- a CDS encoding GNAT family N-acetyltransferase, with amino-acid sequence MNIVKLSSRYIDEVVEVHMRSFPNFFLTFLGRRFLKCFYQSFIEDEEGIGFVAIENGSVSGVIVGPLVPDGYFKRLLVRRWYIFALSSFTAVLKNPKIIFRLVRAVFYRGDAPENNNTLSLLSSIAVSPDTQGKGVGAGLLNRFLQDAEQRGSEGCYLTTDREGNESVNRFYLKNGWLLDKRFETPEGRKMNRYVYYFGRSYE; translated from the coding sequence GTGAATATCGTAAAGCTTAGCAGTCGATATATTGATGAGGTAGTGGAAGTGCACATGCGTTCTTTCCCTAATTTTTTTCTTACATTTTTAGGAAGGCGTTTTTTGAAATGTTTTTATCAGTCCTTCATCGAAGATGAGGAAGGCATTGGATTTGTAGCAATAGAGAATGGCTCTGTTTCAGGGGTAATTGTTGGTCCTTTAGTGCCAGACGGTTATTTTAAAAGACTGCTGGTAAGAAGGTGGTATATTTTTGCATTATCAAGCTTTACGGCAGTTCTAAAAAATCCGAAAATTATTTTTAGATTGGTTAGAGCAGTCTTTTATCGTGGTGATGCACCTGAAAATAATAATACACTTTCCCTATTAAGTTCTATTGCAGTTTCCCCTGATACTCAAGGAAAAGGAGTTGGAGCTGGGCTTTTGAATCGTTTTTTGCAGGATGCTGAACAAAGAGGAAGTGAAGGATGTTACTTAACTACTGATAGGGAAGGAAATGAATCGGTCAACCGCTTTTATCTGAAAAATGGTTGGCTGCTTGATAAAAGGTTTGAAACTCCCGAGGGGCGTAAGATGAATCGCTATGTTTATTATTTTGGGCGTAGTTATGAATAG
- a CDS encoding glycosyltransferase family 4 protein: protein MKILFITHYFQPEPNFFFGLPLAREFVKRGHEVQVITGFPNYPGGRIYDGYKGKLFMRENMEGVEVLRFPLYPSHDQSAVKRILCYLSLSTSMSLFAPFIIKKADIAYVIQGPATLGLPAVILKWFRNIPFVYNIQDVWPDSLLSTGMFKNGFAYKMLHSWCKFNYRNASKNVVISQGMKSLLLDRGVPRNKIEIIYNWCDAIISESKVANRNVADKLGFTGKFNVVFAGNMGGAQALSSVIKAAEIVQRNAPDVQFVMIGSGVEFEPLKKQVKESRLKNVIFHGRKPVEEIGGILKLADVLLVHLRKDPLFEITIPSKTQAYLSLGRPILMCVEGNCADIVKDAGAGFCCEPENPEEIAKEVIKLSKASPKQLCTIGKKGKKYYDDKMSLSTAVDNLEEMFFSVQGKNGEYRKA, encoded by the coding sequence ATGAAAATTCTCTTTATAACGCATTATTTCCAGCCGGAACCCAATTTTTTTTTCGGTTTGCCATTAGCGAGAGAATTTGTCAAACGCGGTCATGAAGTTCAGGTCATTACAGGGTTCCCAAATTATCCTGGCGGTAGAATTTATGATGGATATAAGGGAAAGCTGTTTATGCGTGAAAATATGGAAGGTGTGGAAGTCTTGCGTTTTCCTTTGTACCCCAGTCATGATCAGTCAGCAGTTAAAAGGATTTTATGTTATTTATCATTGTCTACTTCAATGTCATTGTTTGCCCCTTTTATAATAAAAAAAGCTGATATAGCTTATGTTATTCAAGGTCCGGCTACATTAGGTTTGCCTGCTGTAATTCTCAAGTGGTTTAGAAATATCCCATTTGTTTACAATATTCAAGATGTCTGGCCGGATAGTCTTCTTTCGACAGGGATGTTCAAAAATGGTTTTGCGTACAAGATGTTACATTCTTGGTGCAAATTCAATTATCGAAATGCATCAAAAAATGTTGTAATTTCTCAAGGCATGAAGAGTCTTTTATTGGATAGAGGTGTTCCGCGCAATAAAATTGAAATTATTTATAACTGGTGCGATGCAATTATTTCTGAATCAAAGGTTGCAAATCGAAACGTTGCGGATAAACTTGGTTTTACAGGCAAGTTTAACGTTGTTTTTGCAGGTAATATGGGCGGAGCCCAGGCTTTAAGCTCTGTTATTAAAGCTGCGGAAATAGTTCAGAGGAATGCCCCTGATGTTCAATTTGTAATGATAGGTTCAGGTGTAGAATTTGAACCGCTGAAAAAACAAGTTAAAGAATCACGTCTAAAAAACGTAATATTTCATGGCCGAAAACCTGTAGAAGAGATCGGTGGTATTTTGAAGTTGGCGGATGTTCTTCTTGTTCATTTACGTAAAGACCCTCTTTTTGAGATAACAATACCTTCCAAAACTCAGGCTTACTTATCTTTAGGAAGGCCAATTCTAATGTGTGTGGAAGGCAATTGTGCTGATATTGTTAAAGATGCTGGTGCTGGATTTTGCTGTGAGCCTGAAAATCCTGAAGAAATTGCTAAGGAAGTAATAAAATTATCGAAAGCCTCACCAAAACAACTTTGTACAATTGGTAAAAAAGGGAAAAAGTATTATGATGACAAGATGTCTCTTAGTACTGCTGTGGACAATTTAGAAGAAATGTTTTTCTCAGTTCAAGGAAAAAACGGTGAATATCGTAAAGCTTAG
- the wecB gene encoding non-hydrolyzing UDP-N-acetylglucosamine 2-epimerase, with product MKVVTILGTRPEIIRLSAVLKRLDKHLDHIIVHTGQNYDYELNEVFFDDLGVRKPDHFMNVDTSSLGKVYGNILIKAEEILKAENPDAVLILGDTNSSIAGIIAKRLHIPIFHMEAGNRSFDQNVPEETNRRIIDHTADFNLCYTEHARRHLISEGLPHRRIYVTGSPMREVLMDNIEKIKGSNAVQELGLEKGKYFLASIHREENVDRRKSLGQILDAFERLIDEFDVPVIVSTHPRTKKRLESLERNGLDQRIRFMKPFGFIDYVNLQMKARCVISDSGTICEEASILNFPAITPRNAIERPEAVDTGSVVVTGLEADTIVEAIRIQTSDDISSNSVELPRDYQILNTSERVLKLIAGKAKLNCIWENLKKNDLS from the coding sequence ATGAAGGTAGTAACCATCCTCGGTACTCGGCCGGAAATAATAAGGCTCTCGGCAGTTCTCAAACGCTTAGATAAGCATTTGGATCATATTATAGTTCATACAGGCCAGAATTATGATTATGAGCTAAACGAGGTTTTTTTTGATGACCTTGGCGTTAGAAAGCCCGACCATTTTATGAATGTGGACACCTCAAGCCTCGGGAAGGTTTACGGCAATATACTAATCAAAGCCGAAGAGATACTCAAAGCAGAAAATCCCGACGCCGTTCTTATACTTGGCGATACTAACAGCTCTATAGCTGGCATCATTGCAAAACGGCTGCATATCCCGATTTTCCATATGGAGGCGGGAAATAGAAGTTTCGACCAAAACGTTCCAGAAGAGACAAACCGCCGAATTATTGACCATACAGCGGATTTTAATCTGTGCTATACAGAGCACGCCAGAAGGCATCTTATCTCAGAAGGGCTTCCTCACAGGCGAATATATGTTACCGGCTCGCCTATGCGGGAAGTCCTTATGGACAATATTGAAAAAATCAAGGGCTCTAATGCCGTTCAGGAATTGGGGCTTGAAAAAGGGAAATACTTTTTGGCCAGCATCCACAGAGAGGAAAATGTGGATCGAAGAAAATCTTTAGGGCAGATACTCGATGCATTCGAGAGACTGATTGATGAATTCGATGTGCCGGTAATTGTGAGCACTCATCCGAGAACCAAAAAAAGGCTTGAAAGCCTTGAAAGAAACGGTTTGGATCAGAGAATCCGTTTTATGAAGCCTTTTGGTTTTATAGATTATGTGAATCTGCAGATGAAGGCGAGGTGCGTTATATCGGACAGCGGTACTATTTGCGAGGAAGCTTCAATCTTAAATTTCCCCGCAATAACGCCCCGAAATGCCATAGAACGACCTGAAGCTGTTGACACCGGCTCTGTTGTTGTAACCGGTCTAGAGGCTGATACGATTGTGGAAGCAATACGTATTCAAACCTCTGATGATATTTCGAGTAACAGCGTTGAATTGCCCAGAGACTACCAGATTCTGAATACATCAGAGAGAGTGCTGAAACTTATAGCCGGCAAGGCCAAGCTTAACTGCATCTGGGAAAACCTTAAGAAAAACGACCTGAGCTGA
- a CDS encoding polysaccharide biosynthesis C-terminal domain-containing protein: MNVGITGKSGFVGGHLENRLAREEDINVLPFEDSYYDDESKLIDFAQKADVIVHLAGVNRDEPDVIFNKNIELMQKLLDAADSSGSKPKILFSSTTQIEKDNPYGKGKLAAMQILEKWCGDRDAAGVSMVVPNVFGDGGKPFYNSVVATFCHQVAYGEQPEIKVDGQLSMIHINYLVEDICGLIRENTSGCRVEHIKPRVEGVRVSKILDLLYSFQKCYSDGFVPSFSSDFERDLYNTFVTYMDSNDWQKNLKSSRDDRGSFVEVYKFEEAGQVSFSTTKPGITRGNHYHTRKSEKFCVVSGQASIKLRRIGTQEVIEYKVSGDEPSWVEMPVNYTHNITNTGNSQLVTIFWISEPFDPKDPDTFYEEV, translated from the coding sequence ATGAATGTTGGCATTACAGGTAAAAGCGGGTTTGTCGGCGGTCATTTAGAGAATCGTCTCGCACGTGAAGAGGATATCAATGTCCTGCCTTTCGAGGATTCTTACTACGATGATGAATCCAAGCTTATAGACTTTGCACAAAAGGCAGATGTTATTGTTCATCTTGCCGGCGTGAACAGGGATGAGCCGGACGTAATATTCAATAAGAATATCGAGCTTATGCAAAAGCTCCTTGATGCGGCAGACAGCTCGGGCAGCAAACCCAAAATCCTATTCTCTTCAACCACTCAGATTGAAAAGGATAACCCATACGGCAAAGGTAAGCTGGCGGCTATGCAGATTCTGGAGAAATGGTGCGGTGATCGCGATGCTGCAGGAGTTTCTATGGTTGTTCCCAACGTATTCGGTGATGGAGGGAAGCCGTTTTACAATTCTGTTGTTGCAACGTTTTGCCATCAGGTGGCGTATGGAGAGCAGCCGGAGATAAAAGTTGATGGCCAGCTTAGTATGATTCACATCAACTATCTGGTTGAGGATATTTGCGGGCTTATCAGGGAAAATACTTCAGGCTGCAGGGTGGAGCATATAAAGCCAAGAGTCGAGGGCGTTAGGGTGTCAAAAATATTGGATCTGCTTTATAGCTTCCAGAAATGCTATTCAGACGGTTTCGTGCCCTCATTTTCCAGTGATTTTGAGCGAGATCTGTACAATACTTTCGTTACTTATATGGATTCAAACGATTGGCAGAAAAATCTCAAATCAAGCAGAGATGACAGAGGCAGTTTTGTAGAGGTTTATAAGTTTGAAGAGGCGGGGCAGGTATCGTTCTCTACAACAAAGCCCGGCATTACAAGAGGCAATCATTATCATACCAGAAAAAGCGAAAAATTTTGCGTTGTTTCGGGGCAGGCGAGCATTAAATTGCGCCGGATTGGAACGCAAGAGGTTATCGAGTATAAAGTAAGCGGCGATGAGCCGAGCTGGGTTGAAATGCCCGTTAATTACACGCATAATATCACTAATACAGGGAACTCACAGCTTGTTACAATTTTTTGGATTAGCGAGCCGTTTGATCCGAAAGACCCAGACACATTCTACGAAGAGGTATAG
- a CDS encoding SDR family NAD(P)-dependent oxidoreductase, which produces MKRLEGKTVLITGGTGSFGKTVTNTLLETGCKEIRIFSRDELKQELMRIEKASSKLRFYIGDVRDRESVDEAMNGVDLVFHAAALKQVPSCEFFPMQAVMTNISGSNNVIQSAIKHGVDKVVCLSTDKAVYPINSMGMTKALMEKVSAAASRLDNSGDTTVCRVRYGNVMCSRGSVIPLFMNQIKQGQPLTLTVPDMTRFMLPLRDAVSLVLFAFENGCPGDLFVRKAPACTMMDLAKAVRNIMNADNEIKVIGIRHGEKIYESLLTVEELQKAEDMVDYYRVGVDDRDLNYTMYFSEGKEKEVVNQDYNSHNTRQMGIPEVEKLLLSLPYVQKELEVWEQRQ; this is translated from the coding sequence ATGAAAAGACTTGAAGGAAAAACTGTACTAATTACCGGTGGAACTGGTTCGTTCGGCAAAACCGTAACAAATACCCTACTCGAAACCGGCTGCAAGGAAATTCGCATATTCAGCCGTGATGAATTAAAGCAGGAGCTTATGCGAATAGAGAAGGCCAGCTCCAAGCTGCGCTTCTACATCGGAGATGTGCGAGACAGGGAGTCCGTAGATGAGGCGATGAACGGTGTTGATCTTGTTTTCCATGCCGCAGCCCTCAAGCAGGTACCGTCCTGCGAATTCTTCCCGATGCAGGCTGTGATGACGAATATCTCCGGGAGCAACAATGTTATTCAGTCTGCAATAAAGCACGGCGTTGACAAAGTTGTATGCCTCAGCACCGACAAGGCGGTTTATCCCATCAATTCAATGGGTATGACGAAAGCTTTGATGGAAAAGGTTTCGGCGGCGGCTTCAAGGCTCGATAATTCCGGCGATACAACTGTCTGTCGCGTTCGGTACGGGAATGTGATGTGTTCACGCGGCTCGGTTATTCCGCTTTTTATGAATCAGATCAAACAGGGCCAGCCCCTAACGCTAACTGTCCCCGATATGACACGTTTTATGCTGCCTCTGCGTGATGCAGTCAGCCTTGTTCTGTTCGCTTTCGAAAACGGCTGCCCGGGCGATCTTTTCGTACGCAAGGCACCGGCCTGCACAATGATGGATCTTGCCAAAGCAGTTAGAAACATAATGAATGCAGATAATGAAATTAAAGTGATCGGGATAAGGCACGGCGAAAAGATATATGAATCCCTTCTCACGGTAGAAGAGCTTCAGAAGGCAGAGGATATGGTAGATTATTACAGGGTTGGTGTGGACGATAGAGACCTCAACTACACAATGTACTTCTCTGAAGGCAAAGAGAAGGAAGTGGTAAATCAGGACTATAACTCACATAATACAAGGCAGATGGGAATCCCTGAGGTTGAAAAACTCCTTCTCAGCCTTCCATACGTACAGAAAGAGCTTGAAGTCTGGGAGCAGAGGCAATAG
- a CDS encoding acyltransferase, with amino-acid sequence MRQRLIKKLKWFLKDVFMFFISLMKYKFKRLGRHCYCCGMQSNFKPYSVELGDYVFIGRNAYIYANCKIGNYSMIASYVSIVGGDHRFDIVGAPMFFSGRDKLEELETIIEDDVWVGQGSIILAGIKIGRGAIVGAGSIVTKKVPPYAIVAGNPAKLIKYRFNKVEQQKHDSMLDLLAKSKDPLQATSSFLRKEKYNISEYM; translated from the coding sequence ATGAGACAAAGATTAATAAAAAAACTGAAGTGGTTCCTTAAAGATGTTTTTATGTTTTTTATCTCTTTGATGAAGTATAAGTTTAAGCGTTTAGGGAGACACTGCTACTGTTGTGGTATGCAATCAAATTTTAAGCCTTATTCTGTGGAATTGGGGGATTATGTGTTTATTGGCAGGAATGCGTATATATATGCTAATTGTAAGATTGGTAATTATTCAATGATTGCATCATATGTGAGCATTGTAGGAGGAGACCATCGGTTTGATATTGTGGGGGCTCCAATGTTTTTTTCTGGCCGTGATAAATTGGAAGAGTTAGAAACTATTATTGAGGATGATGTTTGGGTAGGGCAAGGAAGTATAATATTGGCAGGCATCAAGATCGGCCGTGGTGCTATTGTTGGTGCTGGATCGATTGTGACTAAAAAAGTTCCTCCTTATGCGATAGTTGCTGGCAATCCGGCTAAATTAATAAAGTATAGATTTAATAAAGTGGAGCAGCAAAAGCACGATTCTATGTTGGATCTTTTAGCTAAAAGTAAAGATCCCTTACAAGCTACATCTTCATTTTTAAGGAAAGAAAAATATAATATCAGTGAGTATATGTAG
- a CDS encoding glycosyltransferase — protein sequence MSKKPTNCCLFNLAHHYRKPIYKLMDSELCCDFYFADRSLSDVKKFDYSELEGFRKELKALFVNKFSYQRGAASLVFKRHYQKFILTGEPYCISTWFVLLFAKILGKKTYLWTHGWYGREGIIKTIIKKVFFSLCTKVLLYGDYARNLMIKEGFKPDKLVCIYNSLDYDKQLKIREKLTQSDVYKKHFGNDNPVAVYIGRIQKIKRLDLAVEALNLLNNEGKSFNLVVIGKDNENTGLEKLVSDYGLADYVWFYGPCYEEEVLGELIYNADVCVTPGNIGLTVIHSFVYGTPVVTHNDFTKHGPEFEAIEEGVTGSFFDQGSTADLSIKLWSWLGLSERDREDIRTKCYKVIEEKYNPHTQILTIKKVLG from the coding sequence ATGAGTAAAAAACCTACTAACTGCTGCTTATTCAATTTAGCTCATCATTACCGTAAGCCTATCTACAAGCTTATGGATTCTGAGCTTTGCTGTGATTTCTATTTTGCAGACCGGTCTCTTTCAGATGTGAAGAAATTTGACTATTCAGAGCTTGAAGGATTTAGGAAAGAGTTAAAAGCTTTATTCGTAAATAAATTTTCGTATCAAAGAGGTGCTGCAAGCCTTGTTTTTAAAAGGCATTACCAAAAGTTTATACTAACAGGGGAGCCTTACTGCATTTCCACTTGGTTTGTGCTTTTATTTGCCAAGATTTTGGGCAAGAAAACATATCTCTGGACACACGGCTGGTATGGACGCGAAGGAATAATAAAAACGATAATAAAGAAGGTTTTCTTTTCGTTATGTACTAAGGTTTTGCTTTACGGGGATTACGCCCGCAATTTGATGATAAAAGAAGGGTTTAAGCCTGATAAGCTTGTATGCATTTATAATTCGCTTGACTATGATAAGCAGCTCAAAATTCGAGAGAAGCTCACCCAAAGCGATGTATATAAAAAGCATTTTGGCAATGATAATCCTGTGGCTGTTTATATCGGCAGGATTCAAAAAATAAAAAGGCTTGATTTGGCAGTTGAAGCGTTAAATCTTTTGAACAATGAGGGCAAGTCATTTAATTTGGTAGTAATAGGAAAAGATAATGAGAATACCGGCCTTGAAAAGCTTGTCTCCGATTATGGACTGGCTGATTATGTATGGTTTTACGGCCCTTGCTATGAAGAGGAAGTACTTGGTGAATTAATATATAATGCTGATGTCTGTGTTACGCCGGGGAATATTGGTTTAACTGTAATTCACAGCTTTGTTTATGGCACTCCTGTTGTTACACATAATGATTTCACAAAACATGGTCCCGAGTTTGAGGCGATTGAGGAAGGTGTTACGGGCAGTTTCTTCGATCAAGGTTCAACAGCCGATTTGTCAATTAAATTATGGTCTTGGCTTGGTCTTTCTGAAAGAGATAGAGAAGATATTAGAACTAAGTGTTACAAAGTAATAGAGGAAAAGTATAATCCGCACACCCAAATTCTAACAATAAAGAAGGTTTTAGGCTAA
- a CDS encoding acyltransferase: MDIYNNLVYQKILSLRGIKLGAKTSFIGSPIISKVKDSNIELGEGVILCSRPQYTALGCSHPVVIRAMKSGALIKIGDRVRVSGLSICAAEIITIGDRCVIGSDSMIVDTDFHSIDPAKRSSKDDFENAKSSPVVIGNDVFIGANCAVLKGSTIGNYAVIGANSVVTKDVPEGTVFAGNPAKKIANIKEVIK; this comes from the coding sequence ATGGATATTTACAATAACCTTGTTTACCAAAAAATATTAAGCCTTCGTGGTATTAAGTTAGGAGCTAAAACTTCCTTTATAGGCTCGCCTATAATATCAAAAGTTAAGGATTCTAACATAGAATTAGGTGAGGGAGTTATACTTTGCTCAAGACCCCAATACACCGCTTTAGGTTGCTCGCATCCAGTGGTTATCAGAGCAATGAAATCTGGTGCATTAATTAAAATTGGTGATAGAGTGAGAGTTAGCGGACTTTCAATTTGTGCTGCTGAAATAATAACAATAGGGGACAGATGCGTTATAGGTTCTGACAGCATGATTGTGGACACTGATTTTCATTCTATTGACCCTGCGAAGAGGAGTAGTAAAGACGATTTTGAAAATGCAAAGTCAAGCCCTGTGGTAATTGGAAATGATGTTTTTATAGGCGCAAACTGTGCAGTACTGAAGGGTAGCACAATCGGCAATTACGCGGTTATTGGGGCAAATAGTGTAGTAACCAAAGATGTCCCTGAAGGAACTGTCTTTGCAGGGAATCCGGCTAAAAAAATTGCAAATATCAAAGAAGTTATTAAATGA
- a CDS encoding GDP-L-fucose synthase family protein: MDKNSKIYVPGHTGLVGSAIIRELQRRGFDNLLLKSIDELDLLDSKVVADFMQREKPDFIIQCAAKVGGIIANNTYPGQFFYENMRIQTNIIHNAYLAGVKRLLFLGSSCIYPKHCPQPMKEEHLLTGELEPTNRPYALAKIGGIEMCWSYNRQYGTRYLAVMPTNLYGPGDNYDLQNSHVIPGLIHKMHLAKSENRDSVELWGTGSPYREFLYSDDLARACVHLLDLEDDMYSKFVGHEDIAPLINIGCGEDQTIKELAEIVKEVVGFDGEIKWDTSKPDGTPRKLLDVSRLFSLGWKPSISLKDGIKLAYEDFLIAK; the protein is encoded by the coding sequence ATTGATAAGAATTCGAAAATTTATGTTCCCGGGCATACTGGCTTAGTAGGTTCAGCAATTATCAGGGAGCTGCAGCGAAGAGGGTTTGATAACCTTCTGCTAAAGTCTATCGATGAGCTTGACCTGCTTGACAGCAAGGTTGTTGCAGATTTTATGCAGCGGGAAAAACCGGACTTTATTATTCAGTGTGCGGCAAAGGTTGGCGGTATTATAGCTAACAACACCTATCCCGGACAGTTTTTCTATGAGAATATGCGCATACAAACAAATATAATTCACAACGCATATTTGGCGGGTGTTAAAAGACTTCTTTTCCTCGGTTCTTCATGTATTTACCCCAAGCACTGTCCTCAGCCAATGAAAGAGGAACACCTGCTTACAGGAGAGCTCGAGCCGACAAACCGTCCTTACGCTCTTGCTAAGATTGGCGGTATCGAGATGTGCTGGTCTTACAACCGGCAGTATGGGACAAGATATTTAGCAGTTATGCCCACAAATCTTTACGGCCCTGGTGATAATTATGATTTGCAGAATTCGCATGTTATCCCTGGTTTGATTCACAAAATGCATTTGGCCAAGAGTGAGAACAGAGATTCGGTAGAGCTATGGGGTACCGGAAGCCCTTACAGAGAATTTTTGTACAGCGATGATCTTGCCAGAGCTTGCGTGCACTTGCTTGATTTGGAAGATGATATGTATTCTAAGTTTGTAGGTCATGAAGATATTGCCCCGCTGATTAATATTGGCTGCGGCGAAGACCAGACCATCAAAGAGCTGGCTGAAATAGTGAAAGAGGTGGTCGGATTTGATGGAGAGATAAAATGGGATACTTCAAAGCCGGACGGCACCCCTAGAAAACTGCTTGATGTAAGCAGATTATTCTCTCTTGGCTGGAAACCGAGCATAAGCCTTAAAGATGGAATAAAACTGGCTTATGAAGATTTTTTAATCGCAAAATAA
- the gmd gene encoding GDP-mannose 4,6-dehydratase has translation MMKKALLTGITGQDGAYLAEFLLNKGYEVHGIKRRSSMFNTDRIDHLYQDPHEKDCKFSLHYGDMTDSTNVAQIIERVRPDEIYNLAAQSHVKVSFETPEYTGNVDALGTLRILEAVRNAGLADKARIYQASTSELYGKVQEIPQNESTPFYPRSPYAAAKIYGYWITVNYRESYNMFACNGILFNHESPLRGETFVTRKITRAAARIKMGLQPRLYLGNIDSLRDWGHARDYVEAMWLILQQDKPDDYVIAAGEQHSVREFVELAFREAGIDIEWQGEGVNEIAVAKNHICEERDSDDNIVVKIDPKYFRPAEVETLLGDPSKSKNQLGWNPRTSFKELVKEMVEADMEIARHDVVSRKHGFRTPDYNE, from the coding sequence ATTATGAAAAAAGCATTATTAACAGGAATAACAGGTCAGGACGGAGCTTATTTAGCTGAGTTTCTTTTGAATAAGGGATATGAGGTTCACGGGATTAAACGCCGCAGCTCTATGTTTAACACTGACCGCATAGACCATCTCTATCAAGATCCTCATGAAAAGGACTGTAAATTTTCCCTTCATTACGGAGACATGACAGACTCAACAAATGTTGCTCAAATTATAGAGCGGGTTCGGCCGGATGAGATATATAATCTTGCTGCCCAGAGCCATGTGAAGGTCTCATTTGAAACACCGGAATATACCGGCAACGTAGATGCTTTAGGAACACTTCGCATCCTTGAAGCAGTGAGGAATGCAGGTTTGGCAGATAAAGCCAGAATATATCAGGCCTCTACATCAGAGCTTTACGGGAAGGTGCAGGAGATTCCCCAAAATGAAAGCACGCCTTTCTATCCCCGTTCCCCTTATGCTGCTGCTAAGATATACGGATACTGGATAACCGTGAACTACCGGGAATCTTACAATATGTTTGCCTGCAACGGCATACTCTTCAATCACGAATCCCCGCTAAGAGGCGAAACTTTTGTTACTCGAAAAATCACCCGAGCCGCCGCTAGAATAAAAATGGGGCTTCAGCCCCGCCTTTATCTCGGCAATATTGATTCGCTAAGAGATTGGGGGCATGCGAGGGATTATGTGGAGGCAATGTGGCTGATTCTTCAGCAGGATAAGCCCGATGATTACGTTATTGCTGCTGGCGAGCAGCATTCGGTACGTGAATTTGTAGAGCTTGCGTTCAGGGAAGCTGGAATTGATATTGAATGGCAGGGCGAAGGCGTAAATGAGATTGCCGTTGCCAAAAATCATATTTGCGAAGAAAGAGATTCTGATGATAATATCGTCGTAAAGATAGATCCAAAGTATTTCAGGCCGGCAGAAGTTGAAACTCTCTTGGGCGATCCTTCAAAGTCGAAAAATCAGCTTGGATGGAATCCGCGCACAAGTTTTAAAGAGCTTGTAAAGGAAATGGTTGAGGCGGATATGGAAATTGCAAGACACGATGTCGTCTCAAGGAAACACGGATTCCGTACGCCGGATTATAATGAGTAG